Sequence from the Oikeobacillus pervagus genome:
CTAACCAACTTTCAGAAAGTAAAGAAAGATCAATTTTTTGTAAAAAGTATATTAAAATAAAAAACAAAAGCGGAAGCGCCTTGCTCATCGGCGTACGGATTTCGTAGGTTTCGACCAAGATAAAGGAAACACAGCGAGACGGTTTTGCGAGCTGATGTTGACTTATCGTAGGGAAAAGACGAAGTAATCCGCTAGACGATAGGCGCTGGAGCTAGACGTTCAAAAGCGAAAGCGCCTTGATCATTTTTATTTTCCTAACCATGAAAAAACCCCCTATCACAATTCGTCATAGGGAGTTTACATTTACTAATGCATCATTAGATTTTCCAGAAATCGGTACTAAGCTCTTACTGGCATAAACTTTTGAATTTCATTATAAAATTCATCAAATTGCTTTAAGTTCATTTGTTGAGCTGAATCTGATAAGGCAACAGCTGGATCTGGATGCACCTCTGCCATCACTCCGTCAGCTCCAATAGCTAAAGCAGCTTTAGCTGTAGGTAACAATAGATCACGGCGTCCAGTTGAATGGGTAACATCAACAAATACAGGTAAATGTGTTTCTTGTTTTAAGATTGGTACAGCAGAAATATCTAATGTATTTCGAGTAGCTCTTTCATACGTACGAATTCCTCGTTCACAAAGGATAATTTGATCATTTCCTTGAGAGATAATATATTCCGCAGCATTAATAAATTCTTCGATTGTTGCAGCTAATCCACGCTTTAATAATACCGGTTTATTCACAGCGCCAGCGGCTTTTAATAATTCAAAGTTATGCATATTACGAGCACCGATTTGAATAACATCAATATAATCAAGTGCTTTTTCGATATGAGCAGGGTTTACAATTTCACTCACAACAGCTAGATCAAATTCTTTAGCTACTTGTTTTAAAATCTTAAGACCTTCCACACCTAGCCCTTGGAAATCATAAGGAGATGTACGTGGTTTATAAGCTCCACCGCGGATCAATTTTAAGCCCTTATCTTTAATAGTTTGAGCTACCTGAGCCACTTGGTCATATGATTCAACAGCACATGGTCCGAATACGAAGGTTGGTGTACCATTTCCAACCTTTTCACCTTTAATGTTGACAATCGTGTCTTCAGGTTTCTTTTTACGAGAAACAAGTAAAGCTTTTCGGTGATCATCCTTCTGTAATTCTAAACCAGCTTTAAAAATTTCCTTAAAAAGATGCTCTATAGTTGAATTCTCGAAAGGACCATCGTTATGATCAATAATTAAGTTAAGCATATCTCTTTCCCGAACAGGTTCATATCGATTGACACCTTGCTTTTCTTTCACACGTCCAATTTCTTGTACAAGACTTGCACGCTCATTTATTAAGTCAAGCAGCTTAAGATTGATTTCATCTACTGAGTTTCTTAATTCCTCAAGCCCTCGGTTACTCATTGTCATCCATCCTTTCGTTCAATTGTCTTTTTGTATTCGCTCATTGCTGTCCGATCTAAGAAGAAAAAATTGTAAGTTTCAAACTTTAATATTAGAAAAAACTGTGATACATTTTTGTATATATTAGGATTATTATAAATCATTCAAATTGAATTGTCACGATAATTTTACTTTAATTATTAAACGCTTTTAAGTGATAAAGTACCTTGTGAATACTTCGTAAAGTAGGTGTTATATTTGCAACCTCAAGAAAAGATCTTTGCCCTTGATATTGGGACACGTTCTGTCGTAGGCATTATATTAGAAGTGGATGGTGAAAGTTACCATGTTATTGATATAGCGATGAAAGAACATGATAAGCGCGCAATGCTTGATGGTCAAATCCATGATATTCTTTCTGTTTCAAAATTAATTACTGAGATTAAAGAAATATTGGAAGAAAAACACGGTCCACTTCATAGGGTCTGCGTTGCTGCTGCAGGTCGAGCATTACGAACAGAAACCGCAACGAAAACCATCTCCATTAAAGGAAAGCCAATCATCACAAAGGATGACATTCTTCACTTGGAGCTTTCTGCCGTTCAAAAAGCCCAATCTCAAGCAGCTAGTAAAGATCAATCAGATCGGCATTATCATTATTATTGTGTCGGATATTCTGTTCTTTACTATCGGTTAGATGGTGAGAAGATTGGTAGTTTAATTGATCAACAAGGAGAGGAAGCTTCTGTTGAAATTATTGCAACTTTCCTTCCACGTGTTGTTGTTGAATCCTTAATTGCTGCATTAAATCGTTCACAATTAGAGATGGAGGCACTTACATTAGAGCCGATTGCTGCGATTAATATCTTAATCCCCCCCTCCATGCGTCGTTTAAATGTCGCTTTAGTGGATATTGGAGCTGGGACGTCTGATATCGCGATGACCAATCATAATACGATTATCGCCTATGGAATGGTCCCCATTGCGGGAGACGAAATTACTGAAAGCCTAAGTGATGAGTATCTACTCGATTTTCCAGTAGCTGAAAATGTTAAAAGAAATTTAATAACCGATGAAGAAATCACCATCACGGACATATTAGGATTTGACAGTACGATTCCACGAAAGGAAGTCATCCAAAAAATAAGTCCTGCCATTGATAAATTAACGGATGCTATTGCGACAGAAATATTGAAACTGAATAACGGCCAACCTCCTAAAGCAGTCATGCTTGTGGGTGGGGGAAGTTTAACACCTGAATTACCAAAACGGCTTAGCGAAAAACTCCAATTACCTTCGAATCGTGTAGCCATTCGAGGATCAGATGCTATCCAAAGTTTAACGATTCACCCGGAAATAACTCATGCACCTACTCTAGTTACACCGGTCGGCATTGCCATTGCAGCACGAAAGGCACCCGTTCACTATAAAACGATTTACTTAAATGAAGAACCTGTTCGGCTGTTCGAATTGAAGGATTTAACAGTCGGGGATGGCTTGCTCGCATCCGGAATAAAGGTGAACAAACTTTATGGAAAACCAGGCGCAGCCATTATGACTACAGTCAACGGGCAATTGATCACCATTCCTGGTCAATATGGGCAGCCACCTACTTTGTTAAAAAACGGGAATGCTTGCCAAATAGATGACCCCATAAAAGACGGCGATCAGATTATCGTGAAAAAAGGGGAAGACGGGAAAGATGCTGCTGTTAAAATAAAAGATTTAATTAATGATCCTGAACGAATAGATGTCTTCTTAAATGAGAAAAAAGTAGAAATCCCTTTAATGATAATGAAAAACGGTGAAATAGTTGAACATAATGATTGGGTGATCGATGGGGATATAATTGAAACGAGTTTTTTAACAGTTCAAGAACTCTTTATCCAAGAAAAGAAAGAACATTGGTTGAAAGAGCTAAAACCTTTTTTTATTCATCTAAACCAGAAAAAGACCTTCTTTCCAACGTTTTCAGCCAAATTAATGATTAACAACAAAAGAGGAGAGATTACACATCCACTTCAGCATGGAGATCAAATCGAATTTTATGAAATGATTCATCTTACAGTTCAAAATATTGCAGAGCTGAAAAAATACAAATTGAAACAGTCCATTCCGATTACATTTAACGGCAAGAACATTACCATAACGAAGAACATTACAGAGTTTTACCGAAATAAGCAAAAATTAACCGAGCAGGACCTCGTTCATATGGAAGATAAAATTACGGTTCGAACTGAAAAATTCGATTCCTTTATTTTTCAAGATGTGTTTCGCCATGTTGAAGTGAATATGCCTGAAAATGCAAAAGGAACATTTATATTATTAAAGAATAATGTAGAAGCGACCTTTTACGATCCTATTCAAGCTGGTGATCATTTAGAAATCCTTTGGCCATTAGCGACAAAAAAAACGATAAAAAAAACGGCAAATGGAAAATCCACTTTGCCGCTTTTATTATTATTTCTAGCCATATCTCTTCATTTTACATTTGCTTTTAATTATTGCTGGTAAGCTTTTTCGGTTTCATCAAAAGCTTTTTTTGCCTCATCTAGCTTGATTGTCCAATCTTCTGTTGTAGAATCATTGATTTCATCAACTTCATTTTTTGTTGATTTTTTTAATGTTTTCACTTTGCTAATCCAATCATTTGATTGATCTTGCACCGTTTTTGAAATCGCCCCTGTTTTCTCCTTAGCTATGGAGGCCATTTCGCATCCTCTTTCCTTAGCCGTTTCTGTCCATGATGTGGCTTTTTCTTTCAGATTGATAGCTTGTCCATTAAGATTATCCCGCAGTTCTC
This genomic interval carries:
- a CDS encoding bifunctional 3-deoxy-7-phosphoheptulonate synthase/chorismate mutase — encoded protein: MSNRGLEELRNSVDEINLKLLDLINERASLVQEIGRVKEKQGVNRYEPVRERDMLNLIIDHNDGPFENSTIEHLFKEIFKAGLELQKDDHRKALLVSRKKKPEDTIVNIKGEKVGNGTPTFVFGPCAVESYDQVAQVAQTIKDKGLKLIRGGAYKPRTSPYDFQGLGVEGLKILKQVAKEFDLAVVSEIVNPAHIEKALDYIDVIQIGARNMHNFELLKAAGAVNKPVLLKRGLAATIEEFINAAEYIISQGNDQIILCERGIRTYERATRNTLDISAVPILKQETHLPVFVDVTHSTGRRDLLLPTAKAALAIGADGVMAEVHPDPAVALSDSAQQMNLKQFDEFYNEIQKFMPVRA
- a CDS encoding cell division protein FtsA, which translates into the protein MQPQEKIFALDIGTRSVVGIILEVDGESYHVIDIAMKEHDKRAMLDGQIHDILSVSKLITEIKEILEEKHGPLHRVCVAAAGRALRTETATKTISIKGKPIITKDDILHLELSAVQKAQSQAASKDQSDRHYHYYCVGYSVLYYRLDGEKIGSLIDQQGEEASVEIIATFLPRVVVESLIAALNRSQLEMEALTLEPIAAINILIPPSMRRLNVALVDIGAGTSDIAMTNHNTIIAYGMVPIAGDEITESLSDEYLLDFPVAENVKRNLITDEEITITDILGFDSTIPRKEVIQKISPAIDKLTDAIATEILKLNNGQPPKAVMLVGGGSLTPELPKRLSEKLQLPSNRVAIRGSDAIQSLTIHPEITHAPTLVTPVGIAIAARKAPVHYKTIYLNEEPVRLFELKDLTVGDGLLASGIKVNKLYGKPGAAIMTTVNGQLITIPGQYGQPPTLLKNGNACQIDDPIKDGDQIIVKKGEDGKDAAVKIKDLINDPERIDVFLNEKKVEIPLMIMKNGEIVEHNDWVIDGDIIETSFLTVQELFIQEKKEHWLKELKPFFIHLNQKKTFFPTFSAKLMINNKRGEITHPLQHGDQIEFYEMIHLTVQNIAELKKYKLKQSIPITFNGKNITITKNITEFYRNKQKLTEQDLVHMEDKITVRTEKFDSFIFQDVFRHVEVNMPENAKGTFILLKNNVEATFYDPIQAGDHLEILWPLATKKTIKKTANGKSTLPLLLLFLAISLHFTFAFNYCW
- a CDS encoding YtxH domain-containing protein translates to MANENKKVKTNDENMNTKDFLIGALVGGIIGATTALFLAPKSGRELRDNLNGQAINLKEKATSWTETAKERGCEMASIAKEKTGAISKTVQDQSNDWISKVKTLKKSTKNEVDEINDSTTEDWTIKLDEAKKAFDETEKAYQQ